A genomic region of Corallococcus macrosporus contains the following coding sequences:
- a CDS encoding TIGR04013 family B12-binding domain/radical SAM domain-containing protein, whose product MPQTPRKVSLVLSFQYPGKYAFTVLAGAVEADPALADVSLHFPRSREALLDTLRARVDAGDTVVAAWSFYSASFGPSVEELTWVRERLEGRDVLCIAGGVHATAETLQTLQAGFDLVAVGEGEHTLRALLARVLKGEDPRTTHGTAHLKDGKLVQHGHGEGVRLDDFPAFAVKHVKYGAIEITRGCIYACRFCQTPFMSKARFRHRSVANTAHWARELLRMGRRDVRFITPTSLSYGTADETVNLAAVEELLAAVKEATAPDGRIFYGTFPSEVRPEHVTPESLALLKRYVANDNLIIGGQSGSERILQATRRGHDVETVVRAARLAVEGGFIPNVDFILGLPGEEPSDVDATLDLMQRLSDLGARVHGHTFMPLPGTPFRDAAPGRLDARTRQRLDFLASQGRLYGHWKAQGVLAEAIAARRQPRARQT is encoded by the coding sequence ATGCCGCAGACGCCTCGCAAGGTCTCGCTCGTCCTGAGCTTCCAGTACCCTGGCAAGTACGCCTTCACCGTGCTCGCTGGCGCCGTGGAGGCCGACCCCGCGCTCGCGGATGTGTCGCTCCACTTTCCTCGCAGCCGCGAGGCCCTGCTGGACACCCTGCGCGCACGCGTGGACGCGGGCGACACCGTCGTCGCCGCGTGGTCCTTCTACTCCGCCAGCTTCGGCCCCTCCGTGGAGGAGCTGACCTGGGTCCGCGAACGGCTGGAGGGCCGTGACGTCCTCTGCATCGCGGGCGGTGTGCACGCCACCGCCGAAACGCTCCAGACCCTCCAGGCCGGCTTCGACCTCGTCGCCGTGGGCGAGGGCGAGCACACCCTGCGCGCCCTCCTGGCCCGCGTCCTCAAGGGCGAGGACCCCCGCACCACGCACGGCACCGCGCACCTCAAGGACGGCAAGCTCGTGCAGCACGGCCACGGCGAGGGCGTGCGCCTGGACGACTTCCCCGCGTTCGCCGTGAAGCACGTGAAGTACGGCGCCATCGAGATCACCCGCGGCTGCATCTACGCCTGCCGCTTCTGCCAGACGCCCTTCATGTCCAAGGCGCGCTTCCGGCACCGCAGCGTCGCCAACACCGCCCACTGGGCCCGCGAGCTGCTCCGCATGGGCCGGCGCGACGTGCGCTTCATCACCCCCACGTCCCTGTCCTACGGCACCGCCGACGAGACCGTGAACCTGGCCGCCGTGGAGGAGCTGCTCGCCGCCGTGAAGGAGGCCACGGCCCCGGACGGGCGCATCTTCTATGGCACCTTCCCCTCGGAGGTCCGCCCGGAGCACGTCACGCCGGAGTCCCTGGCGCTGCTCAAGCGCTACGTGGCCAACGACAACCTCATCATCGGCGGCCAGTCCGGCTCCGAGCGCATCCTCCAGGCCACCCGTCGCGGCCACGACGTGGAGACCGTGGTGCGCGCCGCGCGGCTCGCGGTGGAGGGCGGCTTCATCCCCAACGTGGACTTCATCCTGGGCCTGCCCGGCGAGGAGCCCTCGGACGTGGACGCCACCCTGGACCTCATGCAGCGGCTGTCCGACCTGGGCGCCCGCGTGCACGGCCACACCTTCATGCCGCTGCCCGGCACGCCGTTCCGCGACGCGGCCCCCGGCCGTCTGGATGCGCGCACCCGGCAGCGGCTGGACTTCCTCGCGTCCCAGGGGCGGCTGTACGGCCACTGGAAGGCGCAGGGCGTGCTCGCGGAGGCCATCGCCGCCCGCAGACAGCCGCGCGCCCGCCAGACGTAA
- the aceA gene encoding isocitrate lyase has protein sequence MYDATPTTSDASPHAKLHAQRFEGIKRNYTEKDVEKLRGSIRVSYTLAELGARRLWELLHTEDYINALGALTGNQAVQMVRAGLKAIYLSGWQVAADANNAGQMYPDQSLYPADSVPSVVKKINNALRRADQIDHAEGRKDRNWFAPIIADAEAGFGGPLNAYELMKGMIEAGAAGVHFEDQLASEKKCGHMGGKVLVPTSHFVRTLTAARLAADVMGVPTLLVARTDADSAKLLMSDADEYDHAFIDKAAGRTGEGFYRIKGGLECAIARGLAYAPYADLVWCETSTPDLAQAKAFAEGIRKQFPNKMLAYNCSPSFNWKKNLDDSTIAKFQRELGAMGYKFQFVTLAGFHALNFSMYELARQYKDRGMAAYSEMQQSEFGAEKHGYTATRHQREVGTGYFDQVAEVISGGSASTLALHESTEAHQF, from the coding sequence ATGTACGACGCGACGCCGACCACTTCCGATGCCTCCCCTCACGCGAAGCTCCATGCCCAGCGCTTCGAGGGAATCAAGCGCAACTACACCGAGAAGGACGTGGAGAAGCTGCGCGGCTCCATCCGCGTGAGCTACACGCTGGCGGAGCTGGGCGCCCGCCGCCTCTGGGAGCTGCTCCACACGGAGGACTACATCAACGCGCTGGGCGCCCTCACCGGCAACCAGGCCGTGCAGATGGTGCGCGCGGGCCTCAAGGCCATCTACCTGTCCGGCTGGCAGGTCGCCGCGGACGCGAACAACGCCGGCCAGATGTACCCGGACCAGAGCCTCTACCCGGCGGACTCCGTCCCCTCCGTGGTGAAGAAGATCAACAACGCCCTGCGCCGCGCGGATCAGATCGACCACGCCGAAGGCCGCAAGGACCGCAACTGGTTCGCGCCCATCATCGCGGACGCGGAGGCCGGCTTCGGCGGTCCGCTCAACGCCTATGAGCTGATGAAGGGCATGATCGAAGCGGGCGCCGCGGGCGTGCACTTCGAGGACCAGCTGGCGAGCGAGAAAAAGTGCGGCCACATGGGCGGCAAGGTGCTGGTGCCCACCAGCCACTTCGTGCGCACGCTGACCGCGGCGCGCCTGGCGGCGGACGTGATGGGCGTGCCCACGCTGCTGGTCGCCCGCACGGACGCGGACAGCGCCAAGCTGCTCATGAGCGACGCGGACGAGTACGACCACGCCTTCATCGACAAGGCGGCGGGCCGCACGGGCGAGGGCTTCTACCGCATCAAGGGCGGCCTGGAGTGCGCCATCGCGCGCGGCCTGGCGTACGCGCCCTACGCGGACCTCGTGTGGTGCGAGACCAGCACCCCGGACCTCGCGCAGGCCAAGGCCTTCGCGGAAGGCATCCGCAAGCAGTTCCCCAACAAGATGCTCGCGTACAACTGCTCGCCGTCCTTCAACTGGAAGAAGAACCTGGACGACAGCACCATCGCGAAGTTCCAGCGCGAGCTGGGCGCCATGGGCTACAAGTTCCAGTTCGTCACCCTGGCGGGCTTCCACGCGCTGAACTTCTCCATGTACGAGCTGGCCCGTCAGTACAAGGACCGCGGCATGGCGGCCTACAGCGAGATGCAGCAGTCGGAGTTCGGCGCGGAGAAGCACGGCTACACCGCCACGCGCCACCAGCGCGAGGTGGGCACCGGCTACTTCGACCAGGTCGCCGAGGTCATCTCCGGCGGCAGCGCCAGCACCCTGGCCCTGCACGAGTCCACCGAGGCCCACCAGTTCTAG
- the aceB gene encoding malate synthase A produces MDARTSQTPPAFGPGVTVEGPWHPDYAEVLTQEAMAFVAKLVRTFGERREALLERRKKVAQAWRKGERPHFLPETADIRKGDWRVAPVPADLQDRRVEITGPVDRKMIINALNSGASVFMADFEDANSPTWDNVVRGQLNLRDAVRKTISFTAENGKHYALNDKHAVLFVRPRGWHLPERHVRIDGKPISGSLFDFGLFFFHNAREQLKRGTGPYFYLPKMQSHLEARLWNDVFHLAQSELDIPRGTIKATVLIETLPAAFEMDEILHELREHSAGLNCGRWDYIFSFIKTLQSDDSVVLPDRGQVTMDKGFLNAYSQLLIQTCHRRGAHAMGGMAAFIPIKGDTAANDAVMAKVRADKLREAKNGHDGTWVAHPGLVPVAKEIFDAQMQGPNQVANKREDVRITEADLLQVPSGTRTEEGLRHNIRVGIQYTAAWLGGLGCVPLYNLMEDAATAEISRAQVWQWIHHGATLEDGRKVTQELFRKLLAEEMAQMGREGAVERYGQAHMEKSRALFEQLSTAPAFEDFLTLPAYEALDPRS; encoded by the coding sequence ATGGACGCGCGCACCTCCCAGACTCCCCCGGCCTTCGGCCCCGGCGTGACCGTTGAGGGGCCCTGGCATCCGGACTACGCGGAGGTGCTGACGCAGGAGGCCATGGCCTTCGTGGCGAAGCTGGTCCGCACCTTCGGTGAACGGCGGGAAGCCCTGCTGGAGCGGCGCAAGAAGGTGGCCCAGGCCTGGCGCAAGGGCGAGCGCCCGCACTTCCTGCCGGAGACGGCGGACATCCGGAAGGGCGACTGGCGCGTGGCCCCGGTGCCCGCGGACCTGCAGGACCGGCGCGTGGAAATCACCGGTCCGGTGGACCGCAAGATGATCATCAACGCGCTCAACTCCGGCGCCAGCGTGTTCATGGCGGACTTCGAGGACGCCAACAGCCCCACCTGGGACAACGTGGTGCGCGGCCAACTGAACCTGCGCGATGCCGTGCGCAAGACCATCTCCTTCACGGCGGAGAACGGGAAGCACTACGCGCTCAACGACAAGCACGCGGTCCTCTTCGTGCGCCCGCGCGGCTGGCACCTGCCGGAGCGCCACGTGCGCATCGACGGCAAGCCCATCTCCGGCTCGCTCTTCGACTTCGGCCTCTTCTTCTTCCACAACGCGCGTGAACAACTGAAGCGCGGCACGGGCCCCTACTTCTACCTGCCCAAGATGCAGAGCCACCTGGAGGCCCGGCTGTGGAACGACGTGTTCCACCTGGCCCAGAGCGAGCTGGACATCCCGCGCGGCACCATCAAGGCCACGGTCCTCATCGAGACGCTGCCCGCCGCGTTCGAGATGGACGAAATCCTCCACGAGCTGCGCGAGCACTCGGCCGGCCTCAACTGCGGCCGCTGGGACTACATCTTCAGCTTCATCAAGACGCTCCAGTCCGACGACTCCGTGGTGCTGCCCGACCGCGGTCAGGTCACCATGGACAAGGGCTTCCTCAACGCCTACTCGCAGCTGCTCATCCAGACCTGCCACCGCCGGGGCGCGCACGCCATGGGCGGCATGGCCGCCTTCATCCCCATCAAGGGCGACACGGCCGCCAACGACGCGGTGATGGCCAAGGTCCGCGCGGACAAGCTGCGTGAAGCGAAGAACGGCCACGACGGCACCTGGGTCGCGCACCCCGGCCTCGTCCCCGTCGCGAAAGAAATCTTCGACGCGCAGATGCAGGGCCCCAACCAGGTGGCCAACAAGCGCGAGGACGTGCGCATCACGGAGGCGGACCTGCTCCAGGTGCCCTCCGGCACGCGCACCGAAGAGGGCCTGCGCCACAACATCCGCGTGGGCATCCAGTACACCGCCGCGTGGCTGGGCGGCCTGGGCTGCGTGCCCCTCTACAACCTGATGGAGGACGCGGCCACGGCGGAAATCTCCCGCGCCCAGGTGTGGCAGTGGATCCACCACGGCGCCACGCTGGAGGACGGCCGCAAGGTGACCCAGGAGCTGTTCCGCAAGCTGCTCGCGGAGGAGATGGCGCAGATGGGCCGCGAGGGTGCGGTCGAGCGCTACGGCCAGGCTCACATGGAGAAGTCCCGCGCTCTCTTCGAGCAGCTCTCCACCGCTCCCGCCTTCGAGGACTTCCTCACCCTGCCGGCCTACGAGGCCCTCGACCCGCGGTCCTGA
- a CDS encoding PspC domain-containing protein encodes MDVTTRCRACSRELSGEATRCSHCRTRTVPMHRGEGRALLGVCAALARELGVDPALVRVAFVLMFFASGGMSAGLYLLLWAFLPAKAHGRAPLQGTLDWVSKVANTPVDDDAPRWEKRV; translated from the coding sequence ATGGACGTCACGACACGGTGCAGGGCTTGTTCGAGGGAGCTGTCCGGGGAGGCGACGCGCTGCTCGCACTGCCGCACGCGCACGGTGCCGATGCACCGGGGCGAGGGGCGCGCGCTCCTGGGCGTCTGCGCGGCGCTGGCCCGCGAGCTGGGCGTGGATCCGGCCCTGGTGCGGGTGGCGTTCGTGCTGATGTTCTTCGCGTCCGGCGGCATGAGCGCGGGGCTCTACCTGCTGCTCTGGGCGTTCCTCCCGGCGAAGGCCCATGGGCGGGCCCCGCTGCAGGGGACACTGGACTGGGTGTCCAAGGTCGCGAACACGCCGGTGGACGACGACGCGCCCCGCTGGGAGAAGCGCGTCTGA
- a CDS encoding methyl-accepting chemotaxis protein, with amino-acid sequence MRLLSGLKLRGRLTLWVCLLLVAALTPVVAVGVHVIRRNLEQQVHGVLQVEADGLRDLIESSLREREANARAWTEDAIVRGALLFDTYAKSDAVLASLNGRHTRFAGLVLFTADGRAVSASRPELRQAFAGREKEVLAAPWFQTALEDRLDAGVLTGALTKKDPFLDRRVMPLALPVLSPISGARVGVLLAAYDWGQLEEVVAGALQRSLDRGQKSFTLEVLAPDGGRLFSSRATADAPAIVDAVRAESRDDTARFSASQGWRFVAALDAQEAFLPLRRFLQLSLLAVLALLGLAVLAAWALARGVTRPITTLCELVTRVVREGDLTQRVESRGHQDEVGDLASAFSRMMDHLRESTTSLQQATRVLGQTVGELTQATEQQERILVRQGAAIQETQVTAKEIQQTSQLAAERSQAVLALVARAREAGGSGQLSLDASLDGFEQLRDHGARLAEGISTLHERTHQIGGITQTVKDLADQSNMLALNAAIEAARSGEHGKGFGVVAREIRGLADQSIHATNRVRDILDAIRGGIRDTVALSEEGQRRSEAGLAQVRESGQSLRALGDIIQDNASAAQQIAAAVIQQNAGIAQIFMAVTDLSRMMDDTLQAMHGTQRMTHALRGVAERMETVAGVWRV; translated from the coding sequence ATGCGCCTGCTGTCCGGATTGAAGTTGCGGGGCCGCCTCACGCTGTGGGTCTGCCTGCTGCTCGTCGCGGCCCTCACCCCCGTCGTCGCGGTGGGCGTCCACGTCATCCGGCGCAATCTGGAGCAGCAGGTGCACGGCGTCCTCCAGGTGGAAGCGGACGGCCTGCGCGACCTCATCGAGTCCTCCCTGCGCGAGCGCGAAGCGAACGCCCGCGCATGGACCGAGGACGCCATCGTGCGCGGCGCGCTCCTCTTCGACACCTACGCCAAGAGCGACGCGGTGCTCGCCTCGCTCAATGGCCGGCACACCCGCTTCGCGGGGCTGGTGCTGTTCACCGCCGACGGGCGCGCCGTCTCCGCGAGCCGCCCGGAGCTGCGCCAGGCCTTCGCCGGCCGCGAGAAGGAGGTGCTCGCCGCGCCCTGGTTCCAGACAGCGCTGGAGGACCGGCTGGACGCGGGCGTCCTCACGGGCGCCCTCACGAAGAAGGACCCCTTCCTCGACCGCCGGGTGATGCCCCTGGCCCTGCCCGTGCTCAGCCCCATCTCCGGCGCGCGCGTGGGCGTGCTGCTGGCCGCGTATGACTGGGGCCAGCTGGAAGAGGTCGTCGCGGGCGCGCTCCAGCGCTCCCTGGACCGGGGCCAGAAGAGCTTCACCCTGGAGGTCCTCGCGCCCGACGGCGGCCGTCTCTTCAGCTCCCGCGCGACAGCGGACGCGCCGGCCATCGTGGACGCCGTCCGGGCCGAGTCCCGCGACGACACCGCCCGCTTCAGCGCGAGCCAGGGCTGGCGCTTCGTGGCGGCACTGGACGCGCAAGAGGCCTTCCTGCCCCTCAGGCGCTTCCTCCAGCTCAGCCTCCTCGCGGTGCTGGCCCTGCTGGGGCTGGCCGTCCTGGCCGCCTGGGCCCTGGCACGCGGGGTGACGCGGCCCATCACCACCCTGTGCGAGCTGGTGACCCGCGTGGTGCGCGAGGGCGACCTCACCCAGCGCGTGGAGTCCCGCGGCCACCAGGACGAGGTGGGCGACCTGGCCTCCGCCTTCTCCCGGATGATGGACCACCTGCGCGAGTCCACCACCAGCCTCCAGCAGGCCACCCGCGTGCTGGGGCAGACCGTGGGAGAACTCACGCAGGCCACCGAGCAGCAGGAGCGCATCCTCGTCCGGCAGGGCGCCGCCATCCAGGAGACGCAGGTCACCGCGAAGGAGATCCAGCAGACCTCGCAGCTCGCCGCGGAGCGCTCGCAAGCAGTGCTCGCCCTGGTGGCACGGGCGCGCGAGGCGGGCGGCTCCGGCCAGCTATCGCTCGACGCCAGCCTGGACGGCTTCGAACAGCTGCGCGACCACGGGGCCCGCCTGGCCGAGGGCATCTCCACCCTGCACGAGCGCACGCACCAGATTGGCGGCATCACGCAGACGGTGAAGGACCTGGCGGACCAGTCCAACATGCTCGCGCTCAACGCGGCCATCGAGGCGGCCCGCTCCGGCGAGCACGGCAAGGGCTTTGGCGTGGTGGCGCGGGAGATCCGCGGCCTCGCGGATCAATCCATCCACGCCACCAACCGGGTGCGCGACATCCTGGACGCCATCCGCGGCGGCATCCGCGACACCGTGGCGCTCTCCGAGGAGGGCCAGCGCCGCTCCGAGGCGGGCCTGGCCCAGGTGCGCGAGAGCGGCCAGAGCCTGCGCGCGCTGGGGGACATCATCCAGGACAACGCGTCCGCGGCCCAGCAGATCGCCGCCGCCGTCATCCAGCAGAACGCCGGCATCGCGCAGATCTTCATGGCCGTCACGGACCTGTCCCGGATGATGGACGACACCCTCCAGGCCATGCACGGCACCCAGCGGATGACCCACGCCCTGCGCGGCGTGGCCGAGCGCATGGAGACCGTGGCCGGCGTCTGGCGCGTCTAG
- a CDS encoding PDC sensor domain-containing protein — MSMVWLGLALTVGGQLPPDGVAQLRKVDGVMPHLRRLAEDPEVVRAIRAQNALRTPLATLQQHDAEWMATPALTPFKQRVLDGPCKGALHRLRERLGPALAEAFTMDGQGALVCASRRTSDYWQGDEDKWRLTYAEGRGGPVLREAPFFDESSQAYVIQVSLPVRDGAQVIGALTVGLSLLDL; from the coding sequence ATGTCCATGGTGTGGCTGGGATTGGCGCTGACCGTTGGGGGTCAGCTCCCTCCTGACGGTGTCGCGCAGCTGCGGAAGGTGGACGGCGTGATGCCGCACCTGCGGCGGCTGGCCGAGGACCCGGAGGTGGTGCGGGCCATCCGCGCCCAGAACGCGCTCCGCACGCCGCTCGCCACCCTCCAGCAACACGACGCCGAGTGGATGGCGACCCCGGCCCTCACGCCCTTCAAGCAGCGCGTGCTGGACGGCCCCTGCAAGGGCGCGCTGCACCGCCTGCGGGAGCGGCTGGGCCCGGCGCTGGCGGAGGCCTTCACCATGGACGGCCAGGGCGCGCTCGTGTGCGCCAGCCGCCGCACGTCCGACTACTGGCAGGGGGACGAGGACAAGTGGCGCCTCACCTACGCGGAAGGGCGCGGCGGCCCCGTGCTGCGCGAGGCCCCCTTCTTCGACGAGTCCTCCCAGGCCTACGTCATCCAGGTGTCCCTCCCCGTCCGCGACGGCGCCCAGGTCATCGGCGCGCTCACCGTGGGCCTGTCCCTGCTCGACCTCTGA
- a CDS encoding MOSC domain-containing protein — protein sequence MSTAGTIRALFLAQERGTPMRRVPEARAVEQHGFEGDRHQRRAVGHKRQLLLMDEAQRAALDVPKGALKENVLVDGLALDALPPGQRLALGDEVVVELTEPCVPCWKLDALRPGLLKDSWGRRGQLARVLKPGTVREGDPVRLLDVNPDAPRVIRPKLP from the coding sequence GTGAGCACCGCAGGCACCATCCGAGCCCTCTTCCTTGCCCAGGAGCGGGGCACGCCCATGCGCCGGGTCCCCGAGGCCCGCGCCGTGGAGCAGCACGGCTTCGAGGGCGACCGTCACCAGCGCAGGGCCGTGGGCCACAAGCGCCAGCTGCTGCTGATGGACGAAGCGCAGCGCGCGGCGCTGGACGTGCCCAAGGGCGCGCTCAAGGAGAACGTGCTGGTGGACGGCCTGGCCCTGGACGCGCTGCCGCCGGGACAGCGCCTGGCGCTGGGGGACGAAGTGGTGGTGGAGCTGACCGAGCCCTGCGTTCCGTGCTGGAAGCTGGACGCCCTGCGCCCCGGCCTGCTCAAGGACAGCTGGGGCCGCAGGGGTCAGCTCGCTCGGGTGCTGAAGCCAGGCACCGTGCGCGAAGGCGACCCCGTGCGCCTGCTGGACGTGAACCCGGACGCACCGCGCGTCATCCGGCCCAAGCTTCCCTGA